CGGCAAGGGCGacagcatcgccgccgccgtgaaccGCCAGGCGgcctgcggcggcgacgccgccgccgcggggctcaGCTTCGAGACCCACCGCAGCGGGGACGCGGCCATCGACACCAATGCGTCGGCAGCGGTCGGCGCGGGTCCGGAGTTCccgccgtgcgcggcggcgctggcggaccACACGCCGTGCCACGACCAGGACCGCGCCATGAAGTTCCCCCGCAAGAACATGGTGTACCGGGAGCGGCActgccccgccggcgccgacgatcGGCTGCGGTGCCTggtcccggcgccgccggggtacGTGACGCCGTTCCCGTGGCCCAAGAGCCGCGACTACGTGCCTTTCGCCAACGCGCCGTACAAGAGCCTCACCGTCGAGAAGGCCGTCCAGAACTGGGTCCAGTACGAGGGCGCCGTCTTCCGCTTCCCCGGTGGCGGCACGCAGTTCCCCAAGGGCGCCGACGAGTATATCGACCGCCTCTCATCCGTCGTCCCCTTCGCCGGCGGCCACGTCCGCACCGTCCTCGACACCGGCTGCGGCGTAAGAAAGCCTGACCTGGCATTCTGACCTTGACCTCGCCGACGCCATTGCCGGCCTCGCTGACCTATTGGCTATCGATCCATCACCTCGTCGACGCCATTGACATTGCAGGTGGCGAGCCTGGGCGCGTACCTGGACTCCCGGGGCGTGATCGCCATGTCGTTCGCGCCGCGGGACTCGCACGAGGCGCAGGTGCAGTTCGCGCTGGAGCGCGGCGTGCCCGCGTTCATCGGCGTCCTCGGCTCCGTCAAGCTCCCCTTCCCGCCGCGCTCCTTCGACATGGCGCACTGCTCCCGCTGCCTCATCCCCTGGGCCGGCAACggtcagctcctcctcctccttcgccgtcgccggcggcggctggcggtcACATCACAAATCACATTCGTGAACAATGATAATTCTGACGCGCTGCTGCGTGAACGCAGGAGGGATGTACATGATGGAGATCGATCGCGTGCTCCGGCCGGGCGGCTACTGGGTGCTCTCCGGCCCGCCGATCAACTGGAAGACGAACCACAAGGCGTGGGAGCGCACGGAGGCCGAcctctccgccgagcagcagcgCATCGAGGAGTACGCCGCCATGCTCTGCTGGGAGAAGGTCACCGAGATCAACGAGATCGGCATCTGGCGGAAGCGgccggaccccgccgccgcctgcccggaCAGGCCGCCGGTCCGGACCTGCGACGAGGCCAACCCCGACGACGTCTGGTACAAGAACATGGAGACGTGCatcacgccgccggccggcgcgggcgccggcgagctgcagcCGTTCCCGGCGCGTCTGACGGCCGTGCCGCCGCGGATTCTGTCCGGCGCCGTGCCGGGCTTCACGGCGGAGTCGTACGCGGAGGAGAACTGGCGGTGGGAGCGGCACGTGGAGGCGTACAAGAAGGTGAACTACAAGCTCAGCACCGAGCGGTACCGGAACATCATGGACATGAACGCCGGCGTGGGCGGGTTCGCCGCGGCGATCTTTTCCCCCAGGGCGTGGGTCATGAACGTCGTGCCGACGGCCGCCGAGCTCTCCACCCTCGGCGTCATCTACGAGCGGGGCCTCATCGGCATGTACCATGACTGGTAATATAAGCAGCAGCTTCATCTGAAGCATGAcacgagaaaaaaaatgtaatttTTATTCCTTGTTGGTTCTTCCTCAGGTGTGAAGCTTTCTCTACATACCCAAGGACATACGACCTTATACACGCCAATGGAATCTTCACCCTCTACAAGGACAGGTGAATCAAAATCTCgtcattttttttcgaaaatagaattttaaattcaaattttgttcAATACTTGTTCTCTTACTTAGATGTTAAATGGTATATTCTTCTGAATGTGTGAACTGTGAACTATGGTCTCTCTGTCTAACAAGTTGGTCTCTGAATTTGGTATAGGTGCAAGATGGAGGACATCCTGCTTGAGATGGACCGGATTCTTCGCCCGGAGGGGACCGTGATCCTTCGGGACGACGTCGAGATCCTGCTGAAGGTGCAGAGGACGGTGAAGGGAATGCGGTGGAAGACGCTGATGGCAAACCACGAGGACAGCCCGAACATCGGTGAGAAGGTGCTCTTCGCCGTGAAGCGATACTGGACCGCCGACAGCGAGGGTTCGGAGGAGCAGAAGAACACGGACAGCTCTTCAGAAGGCAAGGGTTCAGAGGAATAAATGGTGAGTGACATGAGGGAGACCAAGGAATTTGGTGATGGGGTTGGACGTGTGCTTACTTCAAGTTTCTCTCAATGTTTCACGGGGTAGCTAGCCCGAGGACAACATGGGTGCTagtaatcttttttttctctttttatccGGGGGTGAAAACTTTAAAGTTTTGGTAGAAGAATTCAGGATTTCTGTCAGCATATAGAAAAGATTAAGCCGAATTTTACAGTTTTCTACCAATGCCAATGAATCATATGCGGTTATTGATCAGTTTAtacttcttttttaaaaaaaagagcatAATTTCTAAAAGATGTGTAATAAATAGGGGTACCTTTGCATCACTTTTTGGAGAAGCATATAATTTCAAGTGTATTGAGAAGAATCAGAAGATGATTGAGAAAGAATGTTGAATGTTCTAGAGGGACAAACTTAAACCTTAGATCTTAAAAATATTTTACCTTAActattttgaaataaaaaactaaacaCCCTTCTCCTCCAACGCAGCGCGAAAAAACTCAAGGCATGTTGGTTTTACGCctgagcatctccagcagtcccCCAATAAATATTTTCCAATAATCAATTAATAGGGATTTCCCAATATCTCTTTTATTGTTATTGGGAGAGTTACTTTTGCAGTCTCCCAACTAAGGTCCCATTTAAATCCCTAGAGATTATGTAATCCCACTAAAAATAATCATTAATGCATCCAAACAAGTTAGATTCTATGATGGTTTATAAGAATCTACCCATCTTAATTCTAATAATCCCACTATCTCCTCCAACCTAGCTATTACGAGATTATATGTTGGGAAATGACAATTGTACCCCTATTCCAATCCTTATTCGCCATCCAAACCAAGGGTATCATAGACAATTGAGCTTTTCAAAGAACCCCATATCATAATCCTAGAATCCAAACAAACTAAATTATTACTATTCAGATTCCGGATTCCCATAATACTATCCATGATTCTCGCAATCCTTGGGATCCAAACATGGCCTGatgtattgggagagtcacaactcttcctttatttagggagagttggggtgaattattaggttatcccaataattattggaaaaaaggaaaattaaagGGAGTTAGCTGTtggagcactattttttttacCAACTCTTTTCAATACGGTTGGATTGGGAATTGGAAAACTGCTAGAGATGCTCGTAATACCCACTACGAGGACCTGCacaaattaaattaattaaacATTGGCACAAAGTAACTAAATTGTCGAAACGGCTTCACTAATGTAACATCAAGTATCCCTGGGACACATCCCATACGACCCAATAGCACAATTTACCAGTAGTTGCATATCATACATGATCACACACATAAAAAGCCTTTGTTACAAGGATTCATTAAAATTACAGTGCAAAGTCACAAATTACAGGTATAATAACATCTACAACTCGGAGCATGAGAACTACATATATAAGAACTACGTTCATCCACATTATCAGCTCCAGTGGGATGAACTTGGCACTTGTGCCGGATAGAAAACCTCCAAAAACAATTTAAAGGGAAAATTGAATATGTACCATCGAAAGATTGTGTCTTTAGAAATATACCGTTAAAAGATCCAAACTTAGCTATATAGAAGGTTGCATCTCTTTGAATTTTACAAAGTCTCCGTTAACTATGACATATATACCCCCAATTACAACGTATAATAATATAATCCTTCCGTTcttcttccgccgccgccagcagcatCTCTCTTCTCAGTCTGCTAGGGCGCGTTTGCTTCCCCGCATATGGCTCGGCCTGGCCCTCGGGATACAACGTCGAAGTGATTGGATGCCTGTATTCGTACCTGAGCCTGGCCCTGGGCGTGCAACACAACCCCCCGAGCCTGGCTGCCGGGAAACGAAAATGGATTCCGTTTCTTGGCGGCCTGGCTCATGCGGGACGCGAGCGCGCTCTCGCTGCCCAGAAAAATGGCTCCTCGTGTGCAGGCGGGAGATGCGGGGGCGCGCGCGGGAAGCTAGGGTTACCGCCGCCCCTTTCGCGCCTTCCTTCCGCGCTATatcttcaccgccgccgcccctctccccattCTCTCCGTCGCACTCGCCCTCTGCCTCTCCGCTGTGAGCTCTCCCGCTTCCTCGTgtcctcctcttcctgctcGTCCAGATCTGAGTGGTGGTAGCAGGTGATGCATCTTCTCTTACTTGTGCTCCAGATCCACGGTGTTTGAGGCTCGATTCAATCGGTGGTTGACCTTTTGCTTCTCCCTCTCTTCATTTTCCGCAGGTTTGAGGTTCGATTCGTCGGGGTTTCGTGGCAAAGAGAGCAGGTAACCTGTAATCCGTCGCAGATCTGGTGTTGCTCCCTTTCTCCATCGGTTTTTTTGGGGTCCTAATGCTTTGAACATTTGTAGGGTCGGATCTGTGCTGGTGATTTCGTTGGAGGtaaaaaggcaagttttatctTTTAGGGTTTCGGTCTGTTGTTGTTTCTCCTGATTGGATCTTGTATGTTTTGATAGTAATCCCTCTCCCTCATGTGCAGATCTGCCTTTATCTTGGCTTACCCGTTGAACTCTTGAAAGCCCTCGGACTGTTTACTGAAGGAGCTAGCGGTAACAATTTTTTCCAGTGAGCCTTTGTCATTAGCCGATGATGGTTGCTTACTTACTCTGGAAACTGAGCACATGTTCTTAGCCGATGATGAATGCTTATTTACTTTCAACAGTGAGCACATGTTCTTAGCCGATGATGAATGCTTATTTTCTTTCAACAGTGAGCACATGTTCGTAGCCGATGATGAATGCTTATTTATTTTCAACAGTGAGCACATGTTCTTGGCCGATGATATTAAGTTATAAAAATGAAAACTGAGCACATGTCCTTATCCAATGATGCATTCTTATTACACTGATTTACCTATATGTGACCACTTGTGCATTAGGCGATGatgcagttttttttcctgACCCACTTGTTGAATGCTCAAAATGATTTGTTGTTTTGCTGAGACATGCTTTGCATTGTGTAATAGATGAACCCTGTCGACCAGAGACGCATGCTTGTGATAAAAGCTGCTGCTTTTGTGTCTATCATCTATGCATACTTCATGAGTAGGCTCAGGGTGGCCTATAATTCACAGCCTCGGATTACATATGCCCCAATGAGTGCTATGGATGAGGAACGCCAAGCCAACCTGAACAAAATTTTTAATTGTAATGACATAGAATGTGTGAACATGTTGCGTATGCGTAGAGCTCCCTTTTTCAACCTGTGTAACCTGCTTAGGGATAGAAGCTTGCTAAGGGACACAATAAACAGTACTGTGGAGGAAAAAGTAGCAATGTTTCTCCATGTTGTGGGACACAACCAGAGATTTAGAGTAATCCACCAAACATTTAGGAGATCCATGGAAACAGTAAGTAGGTATTTTAGAGAGGTCTTGTATGCTATTGGTGAGCTGAGGGGAGAGATGATAATGCCACCATCA
This genomic window from Setaria viridis chromosome 8, Setaria_viridis_v4.0, whole genome shotgun sequence contains:
- the LOC117833852 gene encoding probable methyltransferase PMT2, with the protein product MANKGSSGARSPLSLVVAMALCCFFYVLGAWQRSGYGKGDSIAAAVNRQAACGGDAAAAGLSFETHRSGDAAIDTNASAAVGAGPEFPPCAAALADHTPCHDQDRAMKFPRKNMVYRERHCPAGADDRLRCLVPAPPGYVTPFPWPKSRDYVPFANAPYKSLTVEKAVQNWVQYEGAVFRFPGGGTQFPKGADEYIDRLSSVVPFAGGHVRTVLDTGCGVASLGAYLDSRGVIAMSFAPRDSHEAQVQFALERGVPAFIGVLGSVKLPFPPRSFDMAHCSRCLIPWAGNGGMYMMEIDRVLRPGGYWVLSGPPINWKTNHKAWERTEADLSAEQQRIEEYAAMLCWEKVTEINEIGIWRKRPDPAAACPDRPPVRTCDEANPDDVWYKNMETCITPPAGAGAGELQPFPARLTAVPPRILSGAVPGFTAESYAEENWRWERHVEAYKKVNYKLSTERYRNIMDMNAGVGGFAAAIFSPRAWVMNVVPTAAELSTLGVIYERGLIGMYHDWCEAFSTYPRTYDLIHANGIFTLYKDRCKMEDILLEMDRILRPEGTVILRDDVEILLKVQRTVKGMRWKTLMANHEDSPNIGEKVLFAVKRYWTADSEGSEEQKNTDSSSEGKGSEE